Proteins encoded by one window of Porphyrobacter sp. YT40:
- the dapF gene encoding diaminopimelate epimerase, producing MHGLGNDFVVLDARETPLPQVTPSIARALGDRRTGIGFDQLVLLEPDAEHAFRMRIFNSDGSEVEACGNAARAVALLHGAPATIATGGGPIALQPTEGGAEVDMGQPRFEWDAIPLAYPMDTFAMPVGWENLEGPMAVNVGNPHAIFFVENADAVKLDRLGPLIETDPLFPERVNVNVAHLAGPDHLSLRVWERGAGLTRACGTGACATAVAAIRKGMVQSPVRVTLPGGDLVIAWQPGGTILMRGPAATSFRGTFVWDDYA from the coding sequence ATGCACGGGCTCGGCAATGATTTCGTCGTGCTCGACGCGCGCGAGACGCCGCTGCCGCAGGTGACGCCGTCCATCGCGCGCGCGCTGGGCGACCGCCGCACCGGGATCGGCTTCGATCAGCTGGTGCTGCTCGAGCCCGACGCGGAGCACGCCTTCCGGATGCGGATCTTCAACAGCGATGGCAGCGAGGTCGAGGCCTGCGGCAATGCCGCGCGCGCGGTCGCGCTGCTGCACGGCGCGCCCGCCACCATCGCCACCGGCGGCGGGCCGATCGCCTTGCAGCCGACGGAGGGCGGCGCCGAAGTCGACATGGGACAACCCCGGTTCGAATGGGACGCGATCCCCCTCGCCTATCCGATGGACACTTTCGCCATGCCGGTCGGATGGGAGAACCTCGAGGGCCCTATGGCGGTCAATGTCGGCAATCCGCACGCGATCTTCTTTGTCGAGAATGCCGACGCGGTCAAACTCGACCGGCTCGGCCCGTTGATCGAGACAGATCCGCTCTTCCCCGAGCGGGTGAACGTCAATGTCGCGCATCTCGCCGGGCCCGATCACCTGAGCTTGCGCGTGTGGGAGCGCGGTGCCGGTCTGACCCGCGCCTGCGGCACCGGGGCCTGTGCCACCGCCGTCGCCGCGATCCGCAAGGGGATGGTGCAAAGCCCGGTGCGCGTCACCCTGCCCGGCGGCGATCTCGTGATCGCGTGGCAGCCGGGCGGCACGATCCTGATGCGCGGCCCCGCCGCGACAAGCTTCCGCGGTACCTTCGTCTGGGACGACTACGCGTGA
- a CDS encoding EVE domain-containing protein gives MAYWLMKSEPFKYSWDDLVAEGEGTWDGVRNYLARNNLQAMEVGDEAFFYHSREGLEIVGIAEITVSGIGDPTDETGKWAAVKLKAKRKFATPVTLAAIKAEPRLAEMQLVRLSRLSVCAVTREEWAVVCEMAGE, from the coding sequence ATGGCCTATTGGCTGATGAAGTCCGAACCGTTCAAATACAGCTGGGACGATCTCGTCGCCGAAGGCGAGGGCACTTGGGACGGGGTGCGCAACTACCTTGCGCGCAACAACCTTCAGGCCATGGAAGTGGGGGACGAAGCGTTCTTCTACCACTCGCGCGAAGGGCTGGAGATTGTCGGCATCGCCGAGATCACGGTCAGCGGGATCGGCGATCCCACCGATGAGACCGGAAAGTGGGCGGCGGTGAAGCTGAAGGCGAAGCGGAAATTCGCTACGCCTGTCACGCTCGCGGCGATCAAGGCCGAGCCGCGCCTGGCCGAGATGCAGCTTGTCCGCCTGTCGCGCCTGTCGGTCTGCGCGGTCACGCGCGAGGAATGGGCGGTGGTCTGCGAGATGGCCGGCGAGTAG
- a CDS encoding EAL domain-containing protein has protein sequence MTDHEPENPLVAAERDIIALGIAVAAIIMLVGTGGSVLPEAIAALLGDGDKPNVILVNALLLNIALIIFGWRRYRELTREIAERRRAEARAQLLAATDPLTRCLNRRSMIEVTEGLRKLAETRGEALAYCMIDLDNFKQINDMHGHAAGDAVLVMVCDRVRALLPREAQLARLGGDEFAFVTTFPAGHPERVDDLVVRIYESLAQPLRMPELTVSIGLACDTDVDRAAGAQVDGNALMHRADMALYHAKKQGRNRYFWFEPSMENELRFRNQLENGIRRGLARGEFVPFYEQQVDVESGALVGFEMLARWRSPQLGLIGPDIFVPIAEEIGLINELSERLMEQAFRDARDWDESLTLSINISPVQLRDPWFAQRLLKRLVAAGFPPQRLEIEITESCLHENVGLVRSMIISLRNQGVQISLDDFGTGYSSFEQLRSLPFDRIKIDRSFVSELKEPGQRSRLVEAIVSLGRGLDLPLTAEGVEDEEILKALKTMGRLKAQGYLYGLPEDAEGVRTRLAAAGRLIAPRAEPGVTASRQPGAPPLPPHRAAQG, from the coding sequence TTGACCGATCACGAGCCCGAAAATCCGCTGGTGGCAGCCGAACGCGATATCATTGCGCTGGGCATTGCCGTGGCCGCCATCATCATGCTGGTCGGCACCGGGGGATCGGTGCTGCCCGAGGCGATCGCCGCCTTGCTGGGCGACGGCGACAAGCCCAACGTGATCCTCGTCAACGCGCTGCTGCTCAATATCGCGCTGATCATCTTCGGCTGGCGGCGGTACCGCGAGCTGACCCGCGAAATCGCCGAACGCCGCCGGGCCGAAGCGCGCGCGCAGCTGCTCGCGGCGACCGACCCGCTCACGCGCTGCCTCAACCGCCGCAGCATGATCGAAGTGACCGAAGGCTTGCGCAAGCTGGCCGAAACGCGCGGCGAGGCGCTGGCCTATTGCATGATCGACCTCGACAACTTCAAGCAGATCAACGACATGCACGGCCATGCCGCCGGGGATGCGGTGCTGGTGATGGTGTGCGACCGGGTGCGGGCGCTGCTCCCGCGCGAGGCGCAGCTGGCGCGGCTCGGGGGCGATGAATTCGCCTTCGTCACGACCTTCCCTGCCGGACATCCCGAGCGTGTCGACGATCTTGTGGTGCGGATTTACGAGAGCCTTGCCCAGCCGCTGCGAATGCCCGAACTGACCGTCTCGATCGGCCTCGCCTGCGACACTGACGTCGACCGCGCCGCCGGTGCGCAGGTCGATGGCAATGCGCTGATGCACCGCGCCGACATGGCGCTCTATCATGCCAAGAAGCAGGGCCGAAACCGCTATTTCTGGTTCGAACCGTCGATGGAGAACGAGCTGCGGTTCCGCAACCAGCTCGAAAACGGGATCCGCCGGGGTCTGGCGCGCGGCGAATTCGTGCCCTTCTACGAACAGCAGGTCGATGTCGAAAGCGGCGCACTGGTGGGCTTCGAGATGCTGGCGCGCTGGCGCTCGCCACAGCTGGGGCTGATCGGCCCCGACATCTTCGTGCCCATCGCCGAGGAAATCGGCCTCATCAACGAATTGTCCGAACGCCTGATGGAACAGGCCTTCCGCGATGCGCGCGACTGGGACGAGAGCCTGACGCTGTCGATCAACATCTCGCCCGTGCAGCTGCGCGATCCGTGGTTCGCACAGCGCCTGCTCAAACGGTTGGTCGCCGCCGGTTTCCCGCCGCAGCGGCTGGAGATCGAGATCACCGAAAGCTGCCTGCACGAGAATGTCGGCCTGGTGCGCTCGATGATCATCAGCCTGCGCAATCAGGGCGTGCAGATCAGCCTCGACGATTTCGGCACCGGCTATTCGAGCTTCGAACAGCTGCGCAGCCTGCCCTTCGACCGGATCAAGATCGACCGCAGCTTCGTCAGCGAGCTGAAGGAGCCCGGCCAGCGTTCGCGGCTGGTGGAGGCGATCGTCTCGCTCGGGCGGGGGCTCGATCTGCCGCTGACGGCCGAGGGGGTCGAGGACGAGGAAATTCTCAAGGCGCTGAAGACCATGGGCCGGCTGAAGGCGCAGGGCTATCTCTACGGCCTGCCCGAAGATGCCGAGGGCGTGCGCACCCGCTTGGCGGCGGCCGGACGACTGATCGCGCCGCGCGCAGAACCGGGCGTGACTGCATCGCGTCAGCCGGGCGCGCCCCCCCTGCCGCCCCATCGCGCCGCACAGGGCTGA
- a CDS encoding CsbD family protein — protein MGKLTENIKGTANEIAGNIKQQSSNPATRAEGVAQERKGEAQKLKGDIEGAMGDKI, from the coding sequence ATGGGCAAGCTGACCGAAAACATCAAAGGCACCGCCAACGAAATCGCTGGCAACATCAAGCAGCAGTCGTCGAACCCGGCGACCCGCGCCGAAGGCGTGGCGCAGGAGCGCAAGGGCGAAGCCCAGAAGCTCAAGGGCGATATCGAAGGCGCCATGGGCGACAAGATCTAA
- the rnd gene encoding ribonuclease D, with protein MKIHPLITTTEALSDLCDRLAKSDFVAVDTEFMRENTYWPELCLVQIANTEEAAAIDPMAPGIDLKPLLDLMCENEDVLKVFHAGGQDVEIIVNLTGKTPHPIFDTQIAMMAISQSEQIGYANLVETWVGLTIDKGARFTDWSRRPLTDRQIEYAIGDVTHLSAIFPKILKKLIKTGRGLWLNAEMEKLADPSNYLTDPGVAWKRIRQPGRNPQVLGRMKALAAWRESEAQHKNIPRGRIMRDETLADIASHPPKAQADLAKVRGLSPAWKDNDIGKRLMKVLAEAEPLPKSEMPEKIKQGAPLGKEGALVADLLKLLLKIRAREIDVAPRLLTRADEMEALAAGVRKLPVLEGWRYEVFGKDALDLVEGKLAFAVEKGRLKMTHIDDVVAPEAAPEPEAEPDPLAAE; from the coding sequence ATGAAAATCCATCCGCTGATTACCACCACCGAGGCCCTCTCCGACCTCTGCGACCGTCTCGCGAAGTCCGATTTCGTCGCGGTCGATACCGAATTCATGCGCGAGAACACCTATTGGCCCGAACTCTGCCTGGTGCAGATCGCCAATACGGAAGAAGCCGCCGCGATCGACCCGATGGCGCCGGGGATCGACCTCAAGCCGTTGCTCGACCTGATGTGCGAGAACGAGGACGTGCTCAAGGTCTTCCACGCCGGCGGGCAGGATGTCGAGATCATCGTCAACCTCACCGGCAAGACCCCGCACCCGATCTTCGACACCCAGATCGCGATGATGGCGATCAGCCAGTCCGAACAGATCGGCTATGCCAACCTCGTGGAAACGTGGGTCGGGCTCACCATCGACAAGGGCGCGCGCTTTACCGACTGGAGCCGCCGCCCGCTGACCGACCGGCAGATCGAATATGCCATCGGTGACGTCACGCATCTATCGGCGATCTTTCCCAAGATCCTGAAAAAGCTGATCAAGACCGGTCGCGGGCTGTGGCTCAATGCGGAGATGGAAAAGCTCGCCGATCCGTCCAACTACCTTACCGATCCCGGCGTTGCGTGGAAGCGCATCCGCCAGCCGGGCCGCAATCCGCAGGTGCTCGGGCGGATGAAGGCGCTCGCTGCCTGGCGCGAGAGCGAGGCGCAGCACAAGAATATCCCGCGCGGGCGCATCATGCGCGACGAGACGCTGGCCGACATCGCGAGCCATCCGCCCAAGGCGCAGGCCGATCTCGCCAAGGTGCGCGGTCTCAGTCCCGCGTGGAAGGACAATGACATCGGCAAGCGCCTGATGAAGGTGCTGGCCGAGGCGGAACCCCTGCCCAAGTCGGAAATGCCCGAGAAGATCAAGCAGGGCGCGCCGCTGGGCAAGGAAGGCGCGCTGGTGGCCGATCTGCTCAAGCTGCTGCTGAAGATCCGCGCCCGCGAGATCGACGTCGCCCCGCGTCTGCTCACCCGCGCCGACGAGATGGAAGCGCTCGCGGCGGGGGTGCGCAAGCTCCCCGTGCTCGAAGGCTGGCGCTACGAGGTGTTCGGCAAGGACGCGCTCGATCTGGTCGAAGGCAAGCTCGCCTTCGCGGTCGAGAAGGGGCGATTGAAGATGACCCACATCGACGATGTGGTCGCACCGGAGGCTGCGCCCGAACCCGAAGCCGAACCCGATCCGCTGGCAGCGGAATAG
- the pgsA gene encoding CDP-diacylglycerol--glycerol-3-phosphate 3-phosphatidyltransferase encodes MSSLPNILTASRIFAVPLLAFFLWWPEWRLGYLIGFVLYCVIAITDFFDGYLARAQGTVSKLGIFLDPIADKIMVAAVVLVLTAQGYLRGPYAGDVHVIAGLIILVREIAVSGLREFLGGIQVSVPVSRLAKWKTTFQLVALGALILGGAVHGAPCQSVFEGCGSVANSWVHVIGLVSLWTAAVLTLITGWDYLRVGLKHMD; translated from the coding sequence ATGTCGAGCCTGCCCAATATTCTCACCGCATCGCGCATTTTCGCCGTGCCGCTGCTGGCGTTCTTCCTGTGGTGGCCGGAATGGCGCCTGGGCTATCTGATCGGCTTCGTGCTCTATTGCGTCATCGCGATCACCGATTTCTTCGACGGCTATCTGGCGCGCGCGCAGGGGACGGTATCGAAGCTGGGCATTTTCCTCGATCCCATCGCCGACAAGATCATGGTCGCCGCCGTCGTTTTGGTGCTGACCGCGCAGGGCTATCTGCGGGGCCCCTATGCGGGGGATGTGCATGTGATCGCGGGTCTCATCATTCTGGTGCGCGAGATCGCCGTGAGCGGCCTGCGCGAATTTCTGGGCGGGATTCAGGTCTCGGTCCCGGTGTCGCGGCTGGCGAAGTGGAAGACCACGTTCCAGCTGGTCGCGCTGGGCGCGCTGATCCTCGGCGGGGCGGTCCACGGCGCGCCGTGCCAGTCGGTGTTCGAAGGTTGCGGCTCTGTGGCGAACAGCTGGGTGCACGTGATCGGCCTCGTCAGTCTGTGGACGGCGGCGGTGCTGACCCTGATCACCGGCTGGGACTACCTGCGCGTCGGCCTCAAGCACATGGATTGA
- a CDS encoding thiamine pyrophosphate-binding protein has product MTDSTRPEGTRTAAALLVDCLATQGATRIFTVPGESFLAVLDALPDRPEIDVVTCRQEGGVTFMACADGTMTGRPGIAFVTRGPGATNASIGVHVAHQDSQPMILFVGDVARGAQGREGFQEVDFPAFFAPICKWAARIDDPARIPEYIARAYAVAISGRPGPVVLALPEDMLVEQVPAALAPRPQVLRPAQAVCPDALATLFDLIADAASPIAIIGGAGWNAKAREYFQQFAERIGLPVATAFRRQDAIAPTSPVYAGNLGYGPNPKLVERVKNADLVIAVGARLGEATTDGYEVPTLEHPGQTLVHIHPDPEELGRVYRTDLALCCAMDEFAECAALWEDEAIIPFDAGAEAHAEWLAWSTPHPSDAAMDLAACVAAMREALPADTMICNGAGNFAGWWHRYWRYEAYPGQLAPTCGAMGYGVPAAVAAALRFPERTVVAVAGDGDFLMNGQELATAAQYSANLIVVVIDNGAYGTIRMHQEREYPGRVSATQLANPDFAMLGAAFGGWSARVETTEEFIAALAEAKRRSGIRLIHALTDLERIAASGATISGLRARARG; this is encoded by the coding sequence ATGACCGATTCCACCCGCCCCGAGGGCACCAGAACAGCGGCGGCCCTGCTGGTCGATTGCCTGGCCACTCAGGGCGCCACGCGGATTTTCACCGTGCCGGGTGAGAGTTTTCTCGCCGTGCTCGATGCCCTGCCCGACCGGCCGGAGATCGATGTCGTCACCTGCCGTCAGGAAGGCGGCGTCACCTTCATGGCCTGCGCCGATGGCACGATGACCGGGCGGCCCGGAATCGCCTTCGTCACCCGCGGTCCGGGTGCGACCAATGCCAGCATCGGCGTCCACGTGGCGCATCAGGATTCGCAGCCGATGATCCTGTTCGTCGGCGATGTCGCGCGCGGCGCGCAGGGACGCGAGGGGTTTCAGGAGGTCGATTTCCCCGCCTTCTTCGCCCCCATCTGCAAGTGGGCCGCACGGATCGACGATCCCGCGCGCATTCCCGAATATATCGCGCGCGCCTATGCCGTGGCGATCAGCGGGCGGCCCGGCCCGGTGGTGCTCGCCCTGCCAGAGGATATGCTGGTCGAGCAGGTGCCCGCCGCCCTCGCCCCGCGCCCGCAGGTGCTGCGCCCGGCGCAGGCGGTGTGCCCGGATGCGCTTGCCACGCTGTTCGACCTGATCGCCGACGCCGCGAGCCCCATCGCGATCATCGGCGGCGCGGGCTGGAACGCCAAGGCGCGGGAATACTTCCAGCAATTCGCCGAGCGCATCGGCCTCCCCGTCGCCACCGCCTTCCGCCGTCAGGACGCGATCGCGCCGACCTCACCGGTCTATGCCGGCAACCTCGGATATGGGCCCAACCCGAAGCTGGTCGAGCGGGTCAAGAATGCCGATCTCGTCATCGCGGTCGGCGCGCGACTGGGTGAGGCGACCACCGATGGCTATGAGGTGCCAACCCTCGAACACCCCGGCCAGACGCTCGTCCACATCCATCCCGATCCGGAGGAACTGGGCCGCGTCTACCGCACCGACCTGGCCCTGTGCTGCGCGATGGATGAATTCGCCGAATGCGCGGCGCTGTGGGAAGACGAAGCGATCATCCCCTTCGATGCCGGGGCCGAAGCCCATGCCGAGTGGCTGGCGTGGTCCACCCCCCATCCCTCCGACGCGGCGATGGACCTTGCCGCCTGCGTCGCCGCAATGCGCGAAGCGCTGCCTGCCGATACCATGATCTGCAACGGAGCGGGCAATTTCGCGGGCTGGTGGCATCGCTACTGGCGTTACGAGGCGTACCCCGGCCAGCTCGCCCCGACTTGCGGCGCGATGGGTTATGGCGTGCCGGCCGCAGTCGCGGCGGCGCTGCGCTTCCCCGAGCGCACGGTGGTCGCTGTGGCGGGTGACGGCGATTTTCTCATGAACGGGCAGGAACTCGCCACCGCTGCCCAATACAGCGCGAACCTTATCGTGGTCGTGATCGACAATGGCGCTTACGGCACCATCCGGATGCATCAGGAGCGCGAATATCCCGGACGCGTCTCCGCCACGCAGCTGGCAAATCCCGATTTCGCGATGCTCGGCGCGGCCTTCGGCGGGTGGAGCGCGCGGGTCGAGACAACCGAAGAATTCATCGCCGCACTCGCCGAGGCGAAACGACGCAGCGGAATCCGGCTGATCCATGCCCTCACCGATCTCGAACGGATTGCCGCAAGCGGCGCAACCATCAGCGGGCTGCGCGCCCGCGCGCGCGGCTGA
- a CDS encoding MFS transporter yields MTTSTHLMRQRRFLPLFLTQLLNALNDNLYKNAMVLFVVYQVYDSPEMETLISGVATALFVLPFVLFSATAGQLADMRDKTKIIRWIKFAEILIMSVGATGLLLAARGAQIESLALPLMFTALFAMGVHSTFFGPIKYAILPQHLQKDEVLAGTGLVEAGTYVAILVGMMLGGAMPIMWSIVGVIVIALVGYATCRFVPPAPTQCEDTKVDWNPFRASKDLIAFSMANLELRYSVLAISYFWAIAAILSVQFIPLAKNVLLADKQVAAVLLVAFSAGIAIGSVSINALLKGDISARYSARSVMVLAALLVVFYALCRMWNLQPQGELFTVWEFLAQPLALALTANLLFIAIAGGMFVVPLYAFLTTRVDPSEASRSVAANNFISSVFMVVGAGIAGALGPLGIPLQEQLLLSLVLCFFSASLARKLHATEALRTPDAL; encoded by the coding sequence ATGACAACCTCGACCCATCTCATGCGCCAGCGGCGGTTCCTGCCGCTGTTCCTCACCCAGCTGCTCAACGCGCTCAACGACAATCTCTACAAGAACGCGATGGTGCTGTTCGTGGTCTATCAGGTCTACGATTCGCCCGAGATGGAGACGCTGATCAGCGGCGTTGCCACTGCGCTGTTCGTCCTGCCTTTCGTGCTGTTCTCCGCGACTGCGGGCCAATTGGCCGACATGCGCGACAAGACCAAGATCATCCGCTGGATCAAGTTTGCCGAGATTCTGATCATGAGCGTCGGCGCGACCGGCCTGTTGCTGGCTGCGCGCGGGGCGCAGATCGAGAGCCTCGCGCTTCCCCTGATGTTCACCGCGCTGTTCGCAATGGGCGTGCATTCGACCTTTTTCGGCCCGATCAAATACGCGATCCTGCCGCAGCATCTGCAAAAGGACGAGGTGCTGGCGGGCACCGGCCTTGTCGAAGCGGGCACCTATGTCGCAATCCTCGTGGGCATGATGCTCGGCGGAGCGATGCCGATCATGTGGAGTATCGTCGGTGTGATCGTGATCGCGCTGGTGGGCTACGCCACCTGCCGCTTCGTGCCGCCCGCCCCCACGCAGTGCGAGGACACGAAGGTCGACTGGAACCCCTTCCGCGCCTCGAAAGACCTGATCGCCTTTTCGATGGCCAATCTCGAGCTGCGCTATTCGGTTCTGGCGATCAGCTATTTCTGGGCGATCGCGGCGATCCTTTCGGTGCAGTTCATCCCGCTCGCCAAGAACGTGCTGCTGGCCGACAAGCAAGTCGCCGCCGTGCTGCTGGTGGCCTTCTCGGCAGGGATCGCGATCGGTTCGGTTTCGATCAACGCGCTGCTCAAGGGCGATATATCGGCGCGCTACTCGGCACGCTCGGTGATGGTGCTGGCGGCGCTGCTGGTGGTCTTTTACGCCCTGTGCCGGATGTGGAACCTCCAGCCGCAGGGTGAGCTGTTCACCGTGTGGGAATTCCTCGCCCAGCCGCTGGCGCTGGCGCTGACCGCCAATCTGCTTTTCATCGCGATCGCGGGCGGGATGTTCGTGGTGCCGCTCTACGCTTTCCTGACGACGCGGGTAGACCCGTCGGAAGCCTCGCGCTCGGTCGCGGCCAACAACTTCATTTCGTCGGTCTTCATGGTGGTGGGTGCCGGAATTGCCGGGGCGCTCGGCCCGCTCGGCATCCCGTTGCAGGAACAATTGCTGCTGAGTCTGGTGCTGTGCTTCTTTTCCGCCAGCCTTGCGCGCAAGCTGCACGCCACAGAGGCGCTGCGGACGCCGGACGCGCTCTAG
- a CDS encoding hydrogen peroxide-inducible genes activator, translating to MSTYLPTIKQLQYLVALHEHGHFGKAADASFVSQSTLSAGIRELESLLGVTLVERSRRVVRFTALGEQVVAKANRLLREAEELADLVQASGKPLSGELRMSVIPTIAPFLLPRILPRLKRERPDLKLMLREETSHDALESLSHGRVDCVLLALPFDTGDAAIAHIADDRLFIAFPKDDPRDPPASIKPEMIDQGRLLLLEDGHCLRDHALAACSRSELRASAAMIGTSLHTLVQLVDNDLGLTMLPEMALTAGILSGTEVVARPVDSATAKREIVLAWRKNSPREADFLLLAEELRAG from the coding sequence GTGAGCACCTACCTCCCCACCATCAAGCAGCTGCAATATCTGGTGGCGCTTCACGAGCACGGGCATTTCGGCAAGGCGGCCGATGCCAGCTTCGTGTCGCAGTCGACGCTGTCGGCCGGCATCCGCGAGCTCGAATCGCTCCTCGGCGTAACGCTGGTCGAACGCTCGCGCCGGGTGGTGCGCTTCACCGCGCTGGGCGAGCAGGTGGTGGCCAAGGCCAACCGCCTGCTGCGCGAGGCGGAGGAACTGGCCGATCTGGTGCAAGCCTCGGGCAAGCCGCTGTCGGGCGAATTGCGGATGAGCGTCATCCCCACCATCGCCCCCTTTCTGCTGCCGCGCATCCTGCCCCGGCTCAAGCGCGAGCGCCCCGATCTCAAACTGATGCTGCGCGAGGAGACGAGCCACGATGCGCTCGAATCGCTCTCGCACGGGCGGGTCGATTGCGTGCTGCTCGCCCTGCCCTTCGACACCGGCGACGCGGCGATCGCGCATATTGCGGACGACCGGCTGTTCATCGCCTTCCCCAAGGACGACCCGCGCGATCCGCCCGCCAGCATCAAGCCCGAGATGATCGATCAGGGTCGGCTGCTGCTACTGGAGGACGGCCACTGCCTGCGCGACCATGCGCTGGCCGCCTGTTCGCGCTCCGAGCTGCGTGCCAGCGCGGCGATGATCGGCACCTCGCTGCACACGCTGGTGCAGCTGGTCGACAACGACCTCGGCCTCACCATGCTTCCCGAAATGGCGCTGACGGCGGGTATCCTCAGCGGCACCGAAGTGGTCGCGCGGCCGGTGGACAGCGCCACCGCCAAGCGCGAGATCGTGCTCGCGTGGCGCAAGAACTCCCCGCGCGAGGCCGATTTCCTGCTGCTGGCGGAGGAATTGCGGGCGGGCTGA